One genomic segment of Mangifera indica cultivar Alphonso chromosome 6, CATAS_Mindica_2.1, whole genome shotgun sequence includes these proteins:
- the LOC123219353 gene encoding pentatricopeptide repeat-containing protein At2g33760 isoform X1, whose product MEKKRHPSPSYQALIKAGPHLKLLQQVHARLVISGSGRSRSLLTKLLSLACAAGSITYARRLFFFIPNPDAFLFNTLIKQTSKFSFSIDSVLFYRRMVLSNITPSNYTFTAVIKSCANLSALKLGRVIHTHVFVCGYGLDLHVQASLVTFYAKTCNLSVARKVFDRMPEKSVVAWNSMISGYEQNGFAKEATGLFYLMRDLSIKPDSTTCVSVLSACAQLGAIGLGHWVHEYVVAQGFHVNVVLGTSLINMYTRCGRVNKAREVFDSMIEINVVAWTAMISGYGMHGYGTQAVELFLQMRAHGTRPNNITFVAVLSACAHAGLVDEGRRIFNSMRQEYGLMPGVEHHVCMVDMFGRAGLLNEAYSFIKEVISEKPAPAVWTAMLGACKMHKNFDLGVEVAEHLLSVEPENPGHYVMLSNIYALAGRMDRVEMVRNMMIQKNIKKQVGYSTIEVDKKTYLFSMGDKSHPETHEIYQYLDELMNRCREAGYVPESEWVMHEVEEEEREYALRYHSEKLAIAFGLLRSSHGMAIQIVKNLRMCEDCHSAIKFISVVTNREIIIRDKLRFHHFKGGLCSCLDYW is encoded by the coding sequence ATGGAGAAAAAACGACACCCTTCCCCATCGTACCAAGCTCTGATCAAAGCAGGTCCACACCTGAAACTCCTGCAACAAGTCCATGCCCGCCTTGTCATCTCCGGTTCTGGTCGTAGTCGATCCCTCCTCACTAAGCTCCTCTCTCTGGCTTGCGCCGCAGGTTCCATTACCTACGCGCGTCGtctcttctttttcattccCAACCCTGATGCCTTCTTATTTAATACCCTCATAAAGCAAACCTCCAAATTCAGTTTCTCTATTGATTCTGTTCTATTTTATCGCCGTATGGTCTTGTCAAATATTACTCCCTCAAACTATACTTTTACGGCCGTGATTAAATCTTGCGCTAATTTATCAGCTTTGAAGCTTGGTAGAGTCATTCATACTCATGTTTTTGTATGTGGGTATGGTTTAGATTTACATGTTCAGGCCTCATTGGTCACTTTTTATGCAAAAACGTGTAATTTGAGTGTTGCGAGGAAAGTGTTTGATAGAATGCCTGAAAAAAGTGTTGTCGCCTGGAATTCCATGATTTCAGGGTACGAACAAAACGGGTTTGCGAAGGAAGCAACTgggttattttatttgatgagagATTTGAGCATAAAACCGGATTCAACAACGTGTGTTAGTGTGTTATCAGCTTGTGCTCAGTTAGGGGCTATTGGACTGGGCCATTGGGTGCATGAATATGTTGTTGCTCAGGGTTTTCATGTGAATGTGGTGCTTGGCACTTCATTGATTAATATGTACACTAGGTGTGGCCGTGTGAATAAAGCTCGGGAGGTATTTGATTCAATGATAGAAATAAATGTTGTTGCTTGGACTGCAATGATTTCTGGGTATGGGATGCATGGTTATGGTACACAAGCAGTTGAGCTCTTTCTACAAATGAGAGCTCATGGTACTAGGCCTAACAATATCACATTTGTGGCCGTACTATCAGCCTGTGCTCATGCTGGACTGGTTGATGAAGGGCGTCGGATTTTCAATAGTATGAGGCAAGAGTATGGGCTGATGCCAGGAGTGGAGCATCATGTTTGTATGGTTGATATGTTTGGGCGTGCTGGATTGCTCAATGAAGCATATTCATTCATCAAAGAAGTGATTAGTGAGAAGCCAGCTCCAGCAGTTTGGACTGCCATGCTTGGAGCTTGCAAGATGCATAAGAATTTTGATCTAGGAGTGGAAGTCGCTGAGCATCTCTTATCAGTTGAACCAGAAAATCCAGGCCATTATGTAATGCTGTCAAATATCTATGCGTTGGCTGGTAGGATGGATCGAGTAGAAATGGTTAGAAACATGATGATTCAGAAAAACATAAAGAAGCAAGTTGGATATAGCACAATAGAGGTTGATAAAAAGACCTACTTATTTAGCATGGGAGACAAATCCCACCCAGAGACACATGAAATTTATCAGTACTTAGATGAGTTGATGAATAGATGTCGGGAAGCTGGTTATGTTCCAGAGTCTGAATGGGTGATGCATGAAGTGGAGGAAGAGGAGAGGGAGTATGCACTTAGATATCACAGTGAGAAGCTAGCAATTGCATTTGGATTACTGAGAAGCAGCCATGGTATGGCTATTCAGATTGTGAAGAACCTTAGAATGTGTGAGGACTGCCATTCAGCGATCAAGTTCATTTCAGTCGTGACTAACAGAGAAATTATTATTCGGGACAAGCTTCGATTCCACCATTTTAAAGGTGGCTTGTGTTCATGTTTGGATTACTGGTGA